CTCTGTATTATTTTCGGTTACTTTTGAAGTTGAGAAAGTTCATGGAAATTTAGATCCCAacaaaattactgtaatgtataaTGTTTGACTAGGAAATAATACAGCtgtaatattaatcatatttttaaatatggtgTTAGATAATCTAAGGTCTGTCATACAGTGACTtagtcacttttttttctttccagtttaaagacaaaatagtaaaatattaatattaaaaaaatacacaatggGGTCTGGGtgtctcagtgagtattgacgctgactatcaccccttgagtcacgagtttgaatccagggtgtcctgagtgactccagccaggtctcctaagcaaccaaattggcccggttgctagggagggtagagtcacacggggtaaccacctcgtggtcgtgattagtggttctcgctctcaatggggcgtgtggtaagttgtgtgtggatcgtggagagtagcatgagcctccacatgctgtgagtctccgcggtgtcatgcacaacgagtcacgtgataagatgcgcggattgacggtctcagaagtggagacaactgagacttgtcctccaccacccggattgaggtgagtaaccgcgccaccacaaggacctactaagtagtgggaattgggcattccaaattgggagaaatgaggataaaatttaaaaacaaatatatgttAATACAAAAGTATTTCTTGCTACATTTTCTAGCAAATTAGCTAGAAAGATAATTAGTCAACTCAAATTCACTGTTTTAATTAAAACCTTAATTGCAAGCATataaaagacaataaaattagATTTAATCTCAAGACTGAAAAACAAAGATTACAAAAGCTACATATTTTGAGTTTAAACACAACATACTCATAACACTTCAACTCTTGTCTCCTGCTGAATATATTGCAAATTATGCAAACAAATTTGGGAAATAGTCAATgaagttaattttttttctatttttttttttttacagtaataactCATATTTCTCAGAGGTTAAGGTTTAAGGACAAATTTGTTTAGTCACAGTGATAGTGAgccattttgggttttttttccAACTGCAATTAAAACCATTTAACCTCCTAATACTCCACGTCCACATACAtggacattatgttttggctttgctataggctatgcataattttatttaatttaaaccaactgatctcagttccaGAGACTCTTGGCTgccattaaagggttaaatttcGAAGCACTGAGTTACATGACAAAACACCATGGCACCGtctttgtctttgggagaaatggcaacaaaacaacatctagtaagaaacctaattaagtatttacattgaaacctgtttgagtcaaaagattagagtctctagtttcatccgaaatcccattttaaaaatgtcattgattAATCATGAAACGGCACgctattaaacacaatgaccacgtacgtggactataggccaattgtccttaaaatatcctatattctcTGTGCATTATGaattaatggatgcatccaaaagctgaaaaatgttgctttcagaggctgtatatggagttaggatgaaaataaggtgcatttcaaactgtcctgagaccagtgcagacagacagcacactggaggttaagtcattcactaaatagggagcaagggagcatcctatagttcagtaaaagttcagtttcaggctgcagatgatgtttggatcactcaacatgtttgacacaaatgtgacaatgataattagtacatagattcagaatttataatgtatcattttattttaacatggttggcagtgattggatgatgctggacattactttgaatctgaattaattatgataatttctgatgtaatgtctgtaacgtctaaaaacatgaataatcaacactcctggaaacataaacaatttaattaaaaaatctgactttttatagcttggtattatttaaaatttcatatcttagtcctgctgtccacatatgaggacataattttttaggaaaactatttggtttatTTGGCTATTTGTTTTTAAGAAATTGAACAATGCAGTTAAGTCATATTAAATGAACTGTTTGTGTTTGGACCTTACAGGTCtgcaggtaaaaaaacaaaaaaacaaaacatccttaTAATCCTGAGATGGAGTTTCAAGTGTTTGTAGACTTCTCCAGAGAAAAAGTCTCTCCTTCATCCAACCGTGAAAGTCGACACACACTTCAGTGCAAATCCATCTGTATAATATCACAGGAGCTCAATAAAAACCTGAAACTCCAGAGTCTCTTCTAGACCGCTTTGAAAGAGGACTTGATCTCGCTGTCGAGTGTGAAAGCTTGGTTGTCGTAGGGGTTTGGGTGGTTGCTGCTGGTTAGTGACCTTGTTTGTCGTCTGATCAATCTGTAAGCGGCCACGATGGGGATGGAGATGACGGGAACAGAGCTCAACAGCACACAGATTGCAAACACCCAATCAGAATACGGCTTCTCTTCGGTCTCTGGGAAGTTTTCCTGCATGAAATGCACAATATAATGTCATGGTAGTGGACTAATGGTTCAGGATCTACACAACCCTGCTGAACAAAACAGCCTAGACCAAATAAACTGGTTCAGCCTGGAACCAGTTAGTtaattcacccaaacatgaaatcTTTCCACAAAATCTAATTCACGTATATTTAAATATGCCACATAAGACTCATTGCGCCAGGTTTGAAGTCAATGATGCAAaatgtcattggttcttgtgtgacAAAACTGAATACGAGTCTGAATATGTGGATATGTGTATATCATGACTCTTCCTAACACTCTACGACCCATCATTGTGATGTTCCTTCTACTTCAGTATAACtaagaagggtatagctgcagacattgctccaaaaaggaacGTAAGCTCCAAATTGCCATTGATGGTACTTCAATGGAAgtgtgagtggaagtgacacccctTTTGGAagtctccagcctgcagctatacctacttggtaTAACCTGCAATAAATTACTTTACATCTATGTAAGGCTGTATGGAACACCATAAGTGTGATAACTACATAGCACTAGGAATAATTTCCTATAAATATTTCCTAGTTGCAACTTCAAAAGATTCTGCTTTTGCAatctttttttatcaaattgcatGTAGATTTGTCTCAAACTCACATATTCCGGGTTCCAGGCGGGGTATGTGGGATGTTTCTGCACCTGCACGACGATGTAAGCCACCAGAACGACAATTAACATGAGAGGACTGATCCCCATCCAGCACACACGCCAGAAGATGTTCGGTCTGCGTCCCGTCATGTACTCGATATCATCACTAAACCTGAAATGCAAACGGCAGTTTTCAGTCTCCAGGTTTGTCATGTGTATTGAGATCTTTCTCATGTATCATGAGAACATAAGAGGATTTTCATCTCTAAATGTCCAACCCACTGCTTCATGCCGTAGAACACGACGACACCAACAATCTCGAAAAAGGCAATGACAAGGAGCGGAACAGAGCCCACGTAACTATTGAAGATCTCCAGCCAGTAGTTCCCAGAACCCAATGTGAAGATCAGGGCCACCACAAAGCACACCACACAGATGAGAGCTGAGGAACCAGAGAACATGAGCTACAATTAAAcaaactcagagagagagagagaattgataTGACAGCTCTTCCTTTCCCGGTCTAGACTAATTCAAGCTTCAAATGGTAGTGTCTGTCTAGTGTATTACGTTGTTTTTTCATGGTATATTTAATGTTAATACAATAGTCCGTTTTTGTAAAGGGCATACTACAATTAATTAATGGCAGAACAGAGGAATTTTTAGTGTTCAtaacattaaatcattaaatatgtGGTCTATAGATACTTTAGTTGTTGTATGTCCTGTTGACTTCTAAGTTACCCTCACACTTACGGTTCTGATTTATCAGTACCTGTGAAGAGTTCTTTTGGCATCCACTTTGGAACCATGTGCAGGTCGAGCAGAGGCGTCAGGACACCCTCAAGATTCCCAAACATGGAGGAGAGGCCGAGACTGAAGAGCATGACGAAGAACAGCACTGCCCACACCTGAGAGCCCGGCATCTCGATCACGGCTTCTGTGAACACGATGAATGCCAGACCCGTTCCTGAAGCACTCTTGATAAGAGAACGTTTTCAGTAACTCTGATATTTCAAGACATTGTATATGCATTGATTCATGATTTTTGTACTGTCATTTACATTTACCTGGTCCAGAAAGCTTTGGAGGCTGCAGTGTTTGAGGTTCAGACTGGAGAGTTTATCTGGATCTGACGCATTTAGTGACTTCAGCCAGCTCTCGTAGTTCTCAGCTGTGATGTTTTTGTCCGCGACATCAAAAGCATTGATCAGATCCAAGATGTTACTGCAATATGCACAAGTGCTGCTGATCAAATCTCATGTGTTCATGCATTATGTGATAATACCAGAGTTTGAGCCAATACCAGACCTTCCAAGACCCAGACCGATACCACACCCCCCTAAGACCCAGATCAATACTAGACCCCCCCTAAGATGCAGAGCTAGACCAAACCCTCCAAGACCCAGAACAACACCAGAACCTCCcaaaccaataccagacccccaaAGAGCCAGACActtcaagacccagaccaataccagacctccAAAGACCCAGAACCTCCTAGactcagaccaataccagaccctacCAGACACAGCACAATACCAGATCCAGATCGATTTCAGCCCCTCCCAGGCCCAGACCAGTACCAGACCCCCTTAAAACCCAGAACAATACCAGAACCTCCAAGATCTAGAACAATACTAGAAACTCACAAACAAAGAGCCAGAACCTCCAAAACCCACACCAATAGCAGACCCCTAAATGCCCAGACCCTCCAAGACCTAGACCAATACTAGACCACCAAACACCCAGACCAGTACCAGACCCCTTAAGATctagacccagaccaataccagaccttTTAATACTTAGACCAATACCAGATCCTCAAGGAGCCAGACCCTCAAAGACCCAGACTAATACCAGACACAGAACAATACCAGACCCAGATCGATTTCAGCCCCTACCAggcccagaccaataccagacccccttaAGACCCAGAACAATACCAGACCCTCCAAGATCTAGAACAATACTAGAAACTCCCACACAAAGAGCCAGACCCTGCAAGACCCACACCAATACCAGACTCCCAAAGGTccagaccctccaagacctggACCAATACCAGACTACCAAACACCTAGACAAATACCAGACCCCTTAAGATctagacccagaccaataccagatccCCAAGGAGCCAGACTCttaaagacccagaccaataccagaccaccTAAAGATGAGACCCTGCCAGACTCGGACAATAGCAGACCCCCAAAACCTAGACCCAGAACAATACCAGACCCCTTAAGACCTAGTctcagaccaataccagaccttcCCAGACACAGAATAATACCAGACCCTCCCAGACCCAGATTGATTCCAGCCCCTTCTAGGCTTAAACCAATACCAGACCCTCCCAggcccagaccaataccagacccttcAAGACCCAGAACAATAACAGACCCCTGAAGTCCCATACCATTGCCAGACTCCCTAAGACCTAGAGCAATTCCAATACCAGCCCCAATACCAGCCCACCTAAGACCCTGATTATCACCTTTAATATGCTGGAAACTGAATGTGATCTTGTATAGAGACATAAGCCAAGACCCaaatccagaccaagacttttaATTTTGAGACCCAGACCAAGGTCATGTTTATGTGATCACACAAGACTTACTGATGGTTTTGTATTTTCCCATCTTACAAGTTCAAAACACATGTTCAAAACACAAATTTTatagtttaaaacaatataaCATCATAACTGCAAATAGTCTTTAAAGTTTGTTGAATATGAGGTGTCACCTGTTGATGCAAATGTTGTAGTTAGATGTGGCTTTAAAGCCCAAGATGGCAAATATTGGAATAGAAGCATAGAGAGATGTTGCGCTGTTAATGCATCCCACAACTACAGCATCCCGTTCACAATCATTCCTgtaacaaacacacgcacacagggACCCAAATCAATAATCCTGATACATTTACACtgctatatttatatacatttaaatttttactaAAGCAAATCTGATGCAGATTTTGGAaggttaaatgttttgcttttgtAACTCCATGTGTTTTTGGTAAGACATTATGTGAAGCCTGTATATAGTTAAGAAACACAGATGTGCGCTCATACTTTTTAGGATTGTAACTGGAGAAGGCAATGAGTCCTCCAAATGCCAGAGACAAAGAGAAGAAGATCTGTGTGGCCGCATCTAACCACACCTGAGGGTCCATCAGTATTGTCCACTACAGAAAGATGATTACAATCAAACCTGCAGCCTCCTCTACATACTCAATCATGCACACTTTACATTCATTTACAGGACATTTGTGTTACCCACGTCTGGTGTGAAGAGGTACCGGAGACCATCTGTGGCACCGGGGAGAGTGAGGGCCCTCACCAGAAAGATCGTCAACACCAAGTATGGAAAAGTTGCAGTCACATACACAGCCTATATACACATCACATTACATTACAATCACCAGCATCTGTGATGGTTTACTAAACAGCCGTGGTGTGTTCAGTTCTCACCTTGCCGATCGTCTCGATGCCCCGAATGAAGCAGATGTAAACGATACTCCACGCCGAGGCCAAACACACGACCAGCCACCATTGCAGTGATCCGCTCTGCTCAATGTCTGGAGAGATGTTAAGCGTCTGTCTGTACCAGAAATAATTCACGGGAGTGCTCACAACACATTCTTCTACATATCCTGTAAGATATGAGCACAGATATTACAGCACAGCAGACTCTAAACAAAAACTGATAAGAATGTGCATATAGAAATGGCCTTTCTCTGTGTACCTGTGAGATTTTCGTTTACAGGACATTGACTCCAGGGCAGAGGTTCTTGAAATGAGTGAAAGAAATACCACAGCACCCACGCCAGAATAGTGTTGTAGAACAAACCCACCAGAAATGAGATAATCATAGACGCCACACCTGCCAACACACAACACATTTCATACAACTGGTATTattttattaggggtccaagcaccaaaggtaTCCTATTGTacttgtactgattttctttgtGTTCTTCTTCTGCCATAAAATTGTCTAGGTGTATGAAACCGTAAATCATAGAAACCCCAAACTTGGCCAGATGGTTTCAAATCCCAACTGCTACTCAGGCATATGTACACACCCCATCTCTAGGTAGCGctataataattacatttgtgtTTTTGCTCATAAGTCCAAAACCGTATTGGCtagaatgaaaattatttttcctctgattccttgaggcAATTTCATTTCTGTCTAAATGGTCCATAATGACTGATTAACGTTATCTTGTGAGCATAATATCCCAACATAATAAAACTTGGTACATATGGACAACAGAACATTCTGAGGACATATGCCAAATTTCATCCAATTACGATGCTAGATGGTGCTAAAACTTTAGAAGACCATAATAGTGGAACTGTGATCAAAGCAATTGAAATTCGACACCAAAATCAAGtgtgtccacagcatccacaagATCTATTCTGGCAAATTAGGTCATGTTCTTTTCACTTGTGCTTGGACCCCAATAATTGCCACTTACagcaatatttatattatttagtttataatttaataacaCATCAGTGTTTCAAGAAACAGTTTCTCCGTTTTAATGTCTGTATTATGGTCTAACAATACATGAAATATTTGCTCTTAGAAAATCACAAACCGTTGCAAAAGCTAGATAACTTGTATGACATTAAGGCTAGGTTAGATTATATCTACTGTgtcatttcaaaaatatttaaatatcatatttatggCAAGAAACTTAAAATCAGAAGGTACTCTGGCCACCTTAAATTTTCTCTCTCAATAGAAAACCTTTTGACTGCTGTGGTAAAATGAAGCCATTGTCAGACCTTCTCTAGAAGTGTGTCAACTTACCCACTCCACCCAGCAGAGGAGAGATTGTGTGCCAGACACCAATGCTGCCCTTCCTCAAGCTCTGACCAATTGCCAACTCCAGATACAGTAACGGCAACCCTTCAAACACCAGTGCGATCAGGTACGGGATCAAGAATGCACCTGACACACAAAaggataaaaattaaattaaataagttaAATCATTAGCTAAATTTGAGGATGGACATATTGATTTTCAAAATTTTAACAAACCATAAACATTTTACTAAGACACTGTGCATCTTATCTCGCTCCCTATGACGTGAATCAGTATCATGAACACAAATTCAGCCACTGGCATGGGTGTTGATCCACTGAGCATTTGGACACCCATGACTCAATCCCCTGCGACACGATTACGAGgttgtgcattgaaatgcaacttgtacccagatagcacatgtatatctcagagatgtctgtattagatcttttcatctggaaagcatagtttctaataaacatctgctaaacatcttaaaaagatcagatttacaaaaatTCTGAATCATAATCATCTCAAAGACtcctgctgaatgtcttattaacATCCAAGAGGAAACGGCCAAtaaatgtattgcagatgagcaaacaacttaaaaaatgcGTCTTCTAGAtgtacacacacatcaaatagatgtctgggtgatataCATGTACTATCAGGGGACATaattgctgtataaatgacactatcctGCATTTTTGTTGTAGATATTAAAACGTGCATTGCTATTATAAAagataaattgcataaattaacataaaaatacaaaggagtgtatttttaatcTCTATTAactgtaatatttaaaagattgtttccctttcatgcaaattaatcaaacagaaacttagaggaggctacaggcagccacagtcacaccatgtcctaacatGACGGCcgtgataaaatatatattttctatgatagtcagagtttttgtcctaaccagcagtgatgagcgatggtacattctatcgatcgcttgttttctatttttggcatcgctgtgaactggcaccggtccaaaaaccctaagaaaataaggctgggcatagaaatgcatcaattctccgactacaaactcttcagtcATGTTTAGTAAGtgctgttctctgttttgtgacTCTtttgactttctcacctttttcgcctctcatgagtttgcatccctgattcattataatttttatattaaaaacagCTGTAAATGGTATCTGAATGATATAAAAGCactttttgtgatttattttgtgttaactgatttttgtgtgataaacgtacatttgatttcatttaaaaaaagatttttgagcaTATTGTTGTGGTTGTTGATTGTCAAATTATTGATAACTTATAGTAATATATGACAGAATGAAAACTAAATACTTTCCACCACTTTCTAACCTCTTAAAACCAATTTTATACATTAGAAACTTTTTTGAAGCTAAATAGCTCAATATAATTAGTAGCTGATTCTATCTTAAAGTTCTAAAGAGGACATATGTGACAgaatattgaaaatgaaaataatagcTGTGAGTTTTATTTCTGATGTTTATTTCtgatcaaaagaaaaaagaaaactgaatcTGAAACATACACCAAAGTGAATATTCTTAAACCTCTCAAATCTGTAACTTGTCAATCACTATGTTTGGATATACATATCATCATTTTGTCTTTAGTATTATTCTACCAGTAAAGATAAACTTTGTTAATGAACTAAGAAATCGAATCACAGTTAATTAACATCACTGAAGTTCTTTGCAAGTGTCGCACCTCCTCCGTAAATCTGGC
The sequence above is a segment of the Myxocyprinus asiaticus isolate MX2 ecotype Aquarium Trade chromosome 34, UBuf_Myxa_2, whole genome shotgun sequence genome. Coding sequences within it:
- the LOC127425101 gene encoding sodium-dependent neutral amino acid transporter B(0)AT3-like codes for the protein MDTSSSVISEKSETQERPKWDNKVQYLLTCIGFAVGLGNVWRFPYLCQIYGGGAFLIPYLIALVFEGLPLLYLELAIGQSLRKGSIGVWHTISPLLGGVGVASMIISFLVGLFYNTILAWVLWYFFHSFQEPLPWSQCPVNENLTGYVEECVVSTPVNYFWYRQTLNISPDIEQSGSLQWWLVVCLASAWSIVYICFIRGIETIGKAVYVTATFPYLVLTIFLVRALTLPGATDGLRYLFTPDWTILMDPQVWLDAATQIFFSLSLAFGGLIAFSSYNPKKNDCERDAVVVGCINSATSLYASIPIFAILGFKATSNYNICINSNILDLINAFDVADKNITAENYESWLKSLNASDPDKLSSLNLKHCSLQSFLDQSASGTGLAFIVFTEAVIEMPGSQVWAVLFFVMLFSLGLSSMFGNLEGVLTPLLDLHMVPKWMPKELFTALICVVCFVVALIFTLGSGNYWLEIFNSYVGSVPLLVIAFFEIVGVVVFYGMKQFSDDIEYMTGRRPNIFWRVCWMGISPLMLIVVLVAYIVVQVQKHPTYPAWNPEYENFPETEEKPYSDWVFAICVLLSSVPVISIPIVAAYRLIRRQTRSLTSSNHPNPYDNQAFTLDSEIKSSFKAV